One window of the Canis aureus isolate CA01 chromosome 1, VMU_Caureus_v.1.0, whole genome shotgun sequence genome contains the following:
- the SARS2 gene encoding serine--tRNA ligase, mitochondrial isoform X2, giving the protein MAASMARRLWLLVAGRGLRPRRGCVRSHSPRRTFATERRDRNLLYEHAREGYSALPELDMERLCACPEEAARALQLRKGELRPEDLPAIISTWQELRQLQEQIRSLEEEKGTVAEAVRALLVNQDNSQVQQDPQYQSLRAHGREIRKQLTVLYPKETQLKEQFYLQALKLPNRTHPDVPTGDESQARVLHVVGDKPAFSFQPRGHLEIAEKLDILRQKRLSHVSGHRSYYLRGAGALLQHGLVNFTLNKLIHRGFTPMTVPDLLRGAVFEGCGMTPNANPSQIYNIDPSRFEDLNLAGTAEVGLAGYFMDHSVAFRDLPIRMVCSSTCYRAETDTGKEPRGLYRVHHFTKVEMFGVTGPGLEQSSQLLDEFLSLQMEILTELGLHFRVLDMPTQELGLPAYRKFDIEAWMPGRGRFGEVTSASNCTDFQSRRLHIMFQKEAGELQFAHTVNATACAVPRLLIALLESNQQEDGSVLVPPVLQPYLGTDRITVPTHVPLQYIGPNQPQKSRLPSQPVPS; this is encoded by the exons ATGGCTGCGTCCATGGCGCGCCGCTTGTGGCTTTTGGTGGCTGGTCGGGGTCTTCGGCCCCGGAGAGGCTGCGTCCGCAGCCACAGCCCGAGGAGAACTTTCGCCACGGAGAGACGAGACCGGAACCTCCTGTACGAGCACGCGCGCGAGGGCTACAGCGCGCTCCCCGAGCTGGACATGGAGCGCCTGTGCGCATGCCCGGAAGAGGCCGCGCGCGCCCTGCAGCTCCGCAAGGGGGAGCTGCGGCCGGAAGACCTGCCCGCGATC ATCTCAACATGGCAGGAGCTGAGGCAGCTGCAGGAGCAGATCCGGAGtctggaggaagagaaggggactGTGGCTGAGGCAGTACGGGCCCTGCTG GTAAACCAGGACAACAGTCAAGTGCAGCAG gacccccagtATCAGAGTCTGCGGGCACATGGCCGGGAGATCCGCAAGCAGCTCACGGTCCTGTACCCCAAGGAGACCCAGCTCAAGGAGCAGTTCTACCTACAGGCGCTGAAGCTGCCCAACCGGACCCACCCGGATGTG CCCACCGGGGACGAGAGCCAGGCCCGAGTGCTCCACGTGGTCGGAGACAAGCCAG CTTTCTCCTTCCAACCCCGGGGCCACCTGGAAATCGCAGAGAAACTCGACATCCTGCGGCAGAA GCGCCTGTCCCATGTGTCCGGCCACCGCTCCTATTACCTGCGTGGGGCTGGTGCCCTCCTGCAGCACGGCCTGGTCAACTTCACACTCAACAAGCTCATCCACCGG GGCTTCACCCCCATGACGGTGCCAGACCTCCTCCGAGGAGCTGTGTTT GAAGGCTGTGGGATGACGCCAAATGCCAACCCATCCCAGATTTACAACATCGACCCCTCCCGCTTCGAAGACCTCAACCTGGCTGGGACAGCAGAGGTGGGGCTTGCAG GCTACTTCATGGACCACTCCGTGGCCTTCAGGGACCTGCCGATCAG GATGGTTTGTTCTAGTACCTGCTACCGGGCCGAgacagacacagggaaagagcCACGGGGACTGTATCGAGTACACCACTTCACCAAG GTGGAGATGTTTGGGGTGACAGGCCCTGGTCTGGAGCAGAGCTCACAGCTGCTGGATGAGTTCCTGTCCCTGCAGATGGAGATCTTGACAGAGCTGGGCCTGCACTTCCG CGTCCTGGACATGCCCACCCAGGAACTGGGCCTTCCCGCCTACCGCAAGTTTGATATCGAGGCCTGGATGCCAGGCCGCGGCCGCTTTGGCGAG GTCACCAGCGCCTCCAACTGCACAGACTTCCAGAGCCGCCGGCTGCACATCATGTTCCAGAAGGAGGCCGGGGAACTGCAGTTCGCCCACACG GTGAACGCCACGGCCTGTGCTGTCCCTCGCCTCCTCATCGCCCTCCTGGAGAGCAACCAGCAAGAG GATGGCTCCGTCCTCGTGCCCCCTGTCCTCCAGCCCTACCTTGGCACCGATCGGATCACTGTCCCCACTCACGTGCCTCTCCAGTACATCGGACCCAACCAGCCCCAGAAGTCCAGGCTCCCCAGCCAGCCTGTTCCGAGCTGA
- the SARS2 gene encoding serine--tRNA ligase, mitochondrial isoform X4, translated as MAASMARRLWLLVAGRGLRPRRGCVRSHSPRRTFATERRDRNLLYEHAREGYSALPELDMERLCACPEEAARALQLRKGELRPEDLPAIISTWQELRQLQEQIRSLEEEKGTVAEAVRALLVNQDNSQVQQVLQGADRLAPGPGSILGSTSLLFPDQLSPLRGKGRLETQLKEQFYLQALKLPNRTHPDVPTGDESQARVLHVVGDKPAFSFQPRGHLEIAEKLDILRQKRLSHVSGHRSYYLRGAGALLQHGLVNFTLNKLIHRGFTPMTVPDLLRGAVFEGCGMTPNANPSQIYNIDPSRFEDLNLAGTAEVGLAGYFMDHSVAFRDLPIRMVCSSTCYRAETDTGKEPRGLYRVHHFTKVEMFGVTGPGLEQSSQLLDEFLSLQMEILTELGLHFRVLDMPTQELGLPAYRKFDIEAWMPGRGRFGEVTSASNCTDFQSRRLHIMFQKEAGELQFAHTVNATACAVPRLLIALLESNQQEDGSVLVPPVLQPYLGTDRITVPTHVPLQYIGPNQPQKSRLPSQPVPS; from the exons ATGGCTGCGTCCATGGCGCGCCGCTTGTGGCTTTTGGTGGCTGGTCGGGGTCTTCGGCCCCGGAGAGGCTGCGTCCGCAGCCACAGCCCGAGGAGAACTTTCGCCACGGAGAGACGAGACCGGAACCTCCTGTACGAGCACGCGCGCGAGGGCTACAGCGCGCTCCCCGAGCTGGACATGGAGCGCCTGTGCGCATGCCCGGAAGAGGCCGCGCGCGCCCTGCAGCTCCGCAAGGGGGAGCTGCGGCCGGAAGACCTGCCCGCGATC ATCTCAACATGGCAGGAGCTGAGGCAGCTGCAGGAGCAGATCCGGAGtctggaggaagagaaggggactGTGGCTGAGGCAGTACGGGCCCTGCTG GTAAACCAGGACAACAGTCAAGTGCAGCAGGTACTACAGGGGGCTGAT AGGCTGGCTCCAGGGCCTGGCTCCATACTTGGTTCTACTTCCCTCTTGTTCCCAGACCAACTTTCTCCCCTCAGAGGAAAGGGGAGGCTG GAGACCCAGCTCAAGGAGCAGTTCTACCTACAGGCGCTGAAGCTGCCCAACCGGACCCACCCGGATGTG CCCACCGGGGACGAGAGCCAGGCCCGAGTGCTCCACGTGGTCGGAGACAAGCCAG CTTTCTCCTTCCAACCCCGGGGCCACCTGGAAATCGCAGAGAAACTCGACATCCTGCGGCAGAA GCGCCTGTCCCATGTGTCCGGCCACCGCTCCTATTACCTGCGTGGGGCTGGTGCCCTCCTGCAGCACGGCCTGGTCAACTTCACACTCAACAAGCTCATCCACCGG GGCTTCACCCCCATGACGGTGCCAGACCTCCTCCGAGGAGCTGTGTTT GAAGGCTGTGGGATGACGCCAAATGCCAACCCATCCCAGATTTACAACATCGACCCCTCCCGCTTCGAAGACCTCAACCTGGCTGGGACAGCAGAGGTGGGGCTTGCAG GCTACTTCATGGACCACTCCGTGGCCTTCAGGGACCTGCCGATCAG GATGGTTTGTTCTAGTACCTGCTACCGGGCCGAgacagacacagggaaagagcCACGGGGACTGTATCGAGTACACCACTTCACCAAG GTGGAGATGTTTGGGGTGACAGGCCCTGGTCTGGAGCAGAGCTCACAGCTGCTGGATGAGTTCCTGTCCCTGCAGATGGAGATCTTGACAGAGCTGGGCCTGCACTTCCG CGTCCTGGACATGCCCACCCAGGAACTGGGCCTTCCCGCCTACCGCAAGTTTGATATCGAGGCCTGGATGCCAGGCCGCGGCCGCTTTGGCGAG GTCACCAGCGCCTCCAACTGCACAGACTTCCAGAGCCGCCGGCTGCACATCATGTTCCAGAAGGAGGCCGGGGAACTGCAGTTCGCCCACACG GTGAACGCCACGGCCTGTGCTGTCCCTCGCCTCCTCATCGCCCTCCTGGAGAGCAACCAGCAAGAG GATGGCTCCGTCCTCGTGCCCCCTGTCCTCCAGCCCTACCTTGGCACCGATCGGATCACTGTCCCCACTCACGTGCCTCTCCAGTACATCGGACCCAACCAGCCCCAGAAGTCCAGGCTCCCCAGCCAGCCTGTTCCGAGCTGA
- the SARS2 gene encoding serine--tRNA ligase, mitochondrial isoform X3 has protein sequence MAASMARRLWLLVAGRGLRPRRGCVRSHSPRRTFATERRDRNLLYEHAREGYSALPELDMERLCACPEEAARALQLRKGELRPEDLPAIISTWQELRQLQEQIRSLEEEKGTVAEAVRALLVNQDNSQVQQVLQGADVPSLGGAGRCQVSPDSYIVTEDNRIVHPGPPVSESAGTWPGDPQAAHGPVPQGDPAQGAVLPTGAEAAQPDPPGCAHRGREPGPSAPRGRRQASFLLPTPGPPGNRRETRHPAAEGFTPMTVPDLLRGAVFEGCGMTPNANPSQIYNIDPSRFEDLNLAGTAEVGLAGYFMDHSVAFRDLPIRMVCSSTCYRAETDTGKEPRGLYRVHHFTKVEMFGVTGPGLEQSSQLLDEFLSLQMEILTELGLHFRVLDMPTQELGLPAYRKFDIEAWMPGRGRFGEVTSASNCTDFQSRRLHIMFQKEAGELQFAHTVNATACAVPRLLIALLESNQQEDGSVLVPPVLQPYLGTDRITVPTHVPLQYIGPNQPQKSRLPSQPVPS, from the exons ATGGCTGCGTCCATGGCGCGCCGCTTGTGGCTTTTGGTGGCTGGTCGGGGTCTTCGGCCCCGGAGAGGCTGCGTCCGCAGCCACAGCCCGAGGAGAACTTTCGCCACGGAGAGACGAGACCGGAACCTCCTGTACGAGCACGCGCGCGAGGGCTACAGCGCGCTCCCCGAGCTGGACATGGAGCGCCTGTGCGCATGCCCGGAAGAGGCCGCGCGCGCCCTGCAGCTCCGCAAGGGGGAGCTGCGGCCGGAAGACCTGCCCGCGATC ATCTCAACATGGCAGGAGCTGAGGCAGCTGCAGGAGCAGATCCGGAGtctggaggaagagaaggggactGTGGCTGAGGCAGTACGGGCCCTGCTG GTAAACCAGGACAACAGTCAAGTGCAGCAGGTACTACAGGGGGCTGATGTCCCGTCCCTGGGGGGAGCGGGCAGGTGCCAAGTGAGTCCCGATTCCTACATTGTAACAGAAGACAACAGGATTGTCCATCCAG gacccccagtATCAGAGTCTGCGGGCACATGGCCGGGAGATCCGCAAGCAGCTCACGGTCCTGTACCCCAAGGAGACCCAGCTCAAGGAGCAGTTCTACCTACAGGCGCTGAAGCTGCCCAACCGGACCCACCCGGATGTG CCCACCGGGGACGAGAGCCAGGCCCGAGTGCTCCACGTGGTCGGAGACAAGCCAG CTTTCTCCTTCCAACCCCGGGGCCACCTGGAAATCGCAGAGAAACTCGACATCCTGCGGCAGAA GGCTTCACCCCCATGACGGTGCCAGACCTCCTCCGAGGAGCTGTGTTT GAAGGCTGTGGGATGACGCCAAATGCCAACCCATCCCAGATTTACAACATCGACCCCTCCCGCTTCGAAGACCTCAACCTGGCTGGGACAGCAGAGGTGGGGCTTGCAG GCTACTTCATGGACCACTCCGTGGCCTTCAGGGACCTGCCGATCAG GATGGTTTGTTCTAGTACCTGCTACCGGGCCGAgacagacacagggaaagagcCACGGGGACTGTATCGAGTACACCACTTCACCAAG GTGGAGATGTTTGGGGTGACAGGCCCTGGTCTGGAGCAGAGCTCACAGCTGCTGGATGAGTTCCTGTCCCTGCAGATGGAGATCTTGACAGAGCTGGGCCTGCACTTCCG CGTCCTGGACATGCCCACCCAGGAACTGGGCCTTCCCGCCTACCGCAAGTTTGATATCGAGGCCTGGATGCCAGGCCGCGGCCGCTTTGGCGAG GTCACCAGCGCCTCCAACTGCACAGACTTCCAGAGCCGCCGGCTGCACATCATGTTCCAGAAGGAGGCCGGGGAACTGCAGTTCGCCCACACG GTGAACGCCACGGCCTGTGCTGTCCCTCGCCTCCTCATCGCCCTCCTGGAGAGCAACCAGCAAGAG GATGGCTCCGTCCTCGTGCCCCCTGTCCTCCAGCCCTACCTTGGCACCGATCGGATCACTGTCCCCACTCACGTGCCTCTCCAGTACATCGGACCCAACCAGCCCCAGAAGTCCAGGCTCCCCAGCCAGCCTGTTCCGAGCTGA
- the SARS2 gene encoding serine--tRNA ligase, mitochondrial isoform X1: MAASMARRLWLLVAGRGLRPRRGCVRSHSPRRTFATERRDRNLLYEHAREGYSALPELDMERLCACPEEAARALQLRKGELRPEDLPAIISTWQELRQLQEQIRSLEEEKGTVAEAVRALLVNQDNSQVQQVLQGADVPSLGGAGRCQVSPDSYIVTEDNRIVHPGPPVSESAGTWPGDPQAAHGPVPQGDPAQGAVLPTGAEAAQPDPPGCGPPAVSLQPTGDESQARVLHVVGDKPAFSFQPRGHLEIAEKLDILRQKRLSHVSGHRSYYLRGAGALLQHGLVNFTLNKLIHRGFTPMTVPDLLRGAVFEGCGMTPNANPSQIYNIDPSRFEDLNLAGTAEVGLAGYFMDHSVAFRDLPIRMVCSSTCYRAETDTGKEPRGLYRVHHFTKVEMFGVTGPGLEQSSQLLDEFLSLQMEILTELGLHFRVLDMPTQELGLPAYRKFDIEAWMPGRGRFGEVTSASNCTDFQSRRLHIMFQKEAGELQFAHTVNATACAVPRLLIALLESNQQEDGSVLVPPVLQPYLGTDRITVPTHVPLQYIGPNQPQKSRLPSQPVPS; the protein is encoded by the exons ATGGCTGCGTCCATGGCGCGCCGCTTGTGGCTTTTGGTGGCTGGTCGGGGTCTTCGGCCCCGGAGAGGCTGCGTCCGCAGCCACAGCCCGAGGAGAACTTTCGCCACGGAGAGACGAGACCGGAACCTCCTGTACGAGCACGCGCGCGAGGGCTACAGCGCGCTCCCCGAGCTGGACATGGAGCGCCTGTGCGCATGCCCGGAAGAGGCCGCGCGCGCCCTGCAGCTCCGCAAGGGGGAGCTGCGGCCGGAAGACCTGCCCGCGATC ATCTCAACATGGCAGGAGCTGAGGCAGCTGCAGGAGCAGATCCGGAGtctggaggaagagaaggggactGTGGCTGAGGCAGTACGGGCCCTGCTG GTAAACCAGGACAACAGTCAAGTGCAGCAGGTACTACAGGGGGCTGATGTCCCGTCCCTGGGGGGAGCGGGCAGGTGCCAAGTGAGTCCCGATTCCTACATTGTAACAGAAGACAACAGGATTGTCCATCCAG gacccccagtATCAGAGTCTGCGGGCACATGGCCGGGAGATCCGCAAGCAGCTCACGGTCCTGTACCCCAAGGAGACCCAGCTCAAGGAGCAGTTCTACCTACAGGCGCTGAAGCTGCCCAACCGGACCCACCCGGATGTG GACCCCCCGCTGTCTCTCTGCAGCCCACCGGGGACGAGAGCCAGGCCCGAGTGCTCCACGTGGTCGGAGACAAGCCAG CTTTCTCCTTCCAACCCCGGGGCCACCTGGAAATCGCAGAGAAACTCGACATCCTGCGGCAGAA GCGCCTGTCCCATGTGTCCGGCCACCGCTCCTATTACCTGCGTGGGGCTGGTGCCCTCCTGCAGCACGGCCTGGTCAACTTCACACTCAACAAGCTCATCCACCGG GGCTTCACCCCCATGACGGTGCCAGACCTCCTCCGAGGAGCTGTGTTT GAAGGCTGTGGGATGACGCCAAATGCCAACCCATCCCAGATTTACAACATCGACCCCTCCCGCTTCGAAGACCTCAACCTGGCTGGGACAGCAGAGGTGGGGCTTGCAG GCTACTTCATGGACCACTCCGTGGCCTTCAGGGACCTGCCGATCAG GATGGTTTGTTCTAGTACCTGCTACCGGGCCGAgacagacacagggaaagagcCACGGGGACTGTATCGAGTACACCACTTCACCAAG GTGGAGATGTTTGGGGTGACAGGCCCTGGTCTGGAGCAGAGCTCACAGCTGCTGGATGAGTTCCTGTCCCTGCAGATGGAGATCTTGACAGAGCTGGGCCTGCACTTCCG CGTCCTGGACATGCCCACCCAGGAACTGGGCCTTCCCGCCTACCGCAAGTTTGATATCGAGGCCTGGATGCCAGGCCGCGGCCGCTTTGGCGAG GTCACCAGCGCCTCCAACTGCACAGACTTCCAGAGCCGCCGGCTGCACATCATGTTCCAGAAGGAGGCCGGGGAACTGCAGTTCGCCCACACG GTGAACGCCACGGCCTGTGCTGTCCCTCGCCTCCTCATCGCCCTCCTGGAGAGCAACCAGCAAGAG GATGGCTCCGTCCTCGTGCCCCCTGTCCTCCAGCCCTACCTTGGCACCGATCGGATCACTGTCCCCACTCACGTGCCTCTCCAGTACATCGGACCCAACCAGCCCCAGAAGTCCAGGCTCCCCAGCCAGCCTGTTCCGAGCTGA
- the MRPS12 gene encoding small ribosomal subunit protein uS12m: protein MSWSGLLRGLRASLSYGQALASQLWTTRTMATLNQMHRRGLPKWPPPPLGPTAGRPQLKGVVLRTFIRKPKKPNSANRKCCRVRLSTGREAVCFIPGEGHSLQEHHVVLVQGGRTQDLPGVKLTVVRGKYDCGHVQKKK from the exons ATGTCCTGGTCCGGCCTTCTCCGTGGCCTCCGCGCGTCCCTAAGTTACG GCCAAGCCCTGGCCTCCCAGCTGTGGACCACCCGCACCATGGCCACCCTGAACCAGATGCATCGCCGGGGGCTTCCAAAGTGGCCGCCTCCACCTCTGGGCCCCACGGCTGGCCGGCCACAGCTGAAGGGAGTGGTTTTGCGCACATTCATCCGAAAGCCCAAGAAACCCAACTCGGCCAACCGCAAGTGCTGCCGTGTGCGGCTCAGCACAGGCCGAGAGGCTGTATGCTTCATCCCCGGAGAGGGTCACAGCCTGCAGGAGCACCACGTCGTGCTCGTGCAGGGTGGCCGCACCCAAGACCTGCCTGGCGTGAAGCTCACTGTCGTGCGTGGCAAGTACGACTGTGGCCATGTGCAGAAGAAGAAGTGA